One window from the genome of Bubalus kerabau isolate K-KA32 ecotype Philippines breed swamp buffalo chromosome 17, PCC_UOA_SB_1v2, whole genome shotgun sequence encodes:
- the LOC129631823 gene encoding ATP-dependent RNA helicase DDX19A isoform X2 yields MGFNRPSKIQENALPLMLAEPPQNLIAQSQSGTGKTAAFVLAMLSQVEPANRHPQCLCLSPTYELALQTGKVIEQMGKFYPELKLAYAVRGNKLERGQKISEHIVIGTPGTVLDWCSKLKFIDPKKIKVFVLDEADVMIATQGHQDQSIRIQRMLPRNCQMLLFSATFEDSVWKFAQKVVPDPNIIKLKREEETLDTIKQYYVLCNSRDEKFQALCNIYGAITIAQAMIFCHTRKTASWLAAELSKEGHQVALLSGEMVVEQRAAVIERFREGKEKVLVTTNVCARGIDVEQVSVVINFDLPVDKDGNPDNETYLHRIGRTGRFGKRGLAVNMVDSKHSMNILNRIQEHFNKKIERLDTDDLDEIEKIAN; encoded by the exons ATGGGCTTCAACCGTCCATCCAAGATACAAGAGAATGCATTGCCTTTAATGCTTGCTGAGCC CCCACAGAACTTAATTGCCCAGTCACAGTCTGGTACTGGTAAAACAGCTGCCTTTGTGTTGGCCATGCTCAGCCAAGTAGAACCAGCCAACAGACACCCCCAG TGTCTGTGCCTCTCCCCAACATATGAGCTTGCCCTTCAAACGGGAAAAGTGATTGAGCAGATGGGCAAATTTTACCCTGAACTGAAGCTAGCTTATGCTGTTCGTGGTAATAAGT TGGAAAGAGGTCAGAAAATCAGTGAGCACATTGTCATTGGCACCCCGGGGACCGTTCTGGACTGGTGTTCCAAGCTCAAGTTCATCGACCCTAAGAAGATCAAGGTGTTTGTTCTGGACGAGGCTGACGTGATGATAGCCACTCAGGGCCACCAAGATCAGAGCATCCGCATCCAGAG GATGCTGCCCAGGAACTGCCAGATGCTGCTTTTCTCTGCCACCTTTGAAGACTCTGTCTGGAAATTTGCTCAGAAAGTGGTGCCCGACCCAAACATCATCAAACTGAAGCGTGAGGAGGAGACACTGGACACCATCAAGCAGTATTACGTCCTGTGCAACAGCAGAGACGAGAAGTTCCAGGCCTTGTGTAATATCTACGGGGCCATCACCATTGCTCAAGCCATGATCTTCTGCCAT ACCCGCAAAACAGCTAGCTGGCTGGCTGCGGAGCTCTCAAAAGAGGGCCACCAGGTGGCTCTGCTGAGCGGTGAAATGGTGGTGGAGCAGAGGGCTGCAGTGATTGAGCGCTTCCGAGAGGGCAAAGAGAAGGTTCTGGTCACCACCAACGTGTGTGCCCGCG GTATCGATGTGGAACAGGTGTCTGTCGTCATCAACTTTGACCTCCCCGTGGACAAGGATGGGAACCCGGACAACGAGACCTACCTGCACCGGATCGGGCGCACCGGCCGCTTTGGCAAGCGGGGCCTGGCCGTGAACATGGTGGACAGCAAGCACAGCATGAACATCCTGAACAGAATCCAGGAGCATTTCA ataagaaaatagaaagactGGACACGGATGACTTGGACGAGATTGAGAAAATAGCCAACTGA
- the LOC129631823 gene encoding ATP-dependent RNA helicase DDX19B isoform X1 gives MATDSWALAVDEQEAAAESLSNLHLKEEKIKSDANGAVVKTNANAEKADEEEKEDRAAQSLLNKLIRSNLVDNTNQVEVLQRDPNSPLYSVKSFEELRLKPQLLQGVYAMGFNRPSKIQENALPLMLAEPPQNLIAQSQSGTGKTAAFVLAMLSQVEPANRHPQCLCLSPTYELALQTGKVIEQMGKFYPELKLAYAVRGNKLERGQKISEHIVIGTPGTVLDWCSKLKFIDPKKIKVFVLDEADVMIATQGHQDQSIRIQRMLPRNCQMLLFSATFEDSVWKFAQKVVPDPNIIKLKREEETLDTIKQYYVLCNSRDEKFQALCNIYGAITIAQAMIFCHTRKTASWLAAELSKEGHQVALLSGEMVVEQRAAVIERFREGKEKVLVTTNVCARGIDVEQVSVVINFDLPVDKDGNPDNETYLHRIGRTGRFGKRGLAVNMVDSKHSMNILNRIQEHFNKKIERLDTDDLDEIEKIAN, from the exons GTGCTGTTGTCAAGACCAATGCTAATGCAGAGAAGGCTGATGAAGAAGAGAAAG AGGACAGAGCCGCCCAGTCCTTACTCAACAAGCTGATCAGAAGCAACCTTGTCGATAACACCAACCAAGTGGAGGTCCTGCAGCGGGACCCCAACTCCCCACTCTACTCAGTCAAGTCCTTCGAGGAGCTTCGGCT GAAACCACAGCTTCTCCAAGGAGTCTATGCCATGGGCTTCAACCGTCCATCCAAGATACAAGAGAATGCATTGCCTTTAATGCTTGCTGAGCC CCCACAGAACTTAATTGCCCAGTCACAGTCTGGTACTGGTAAAACAGCTGCCTTTGTGTTGGCCATGCTCAGCCAAGTAGAACCAGCCAACAGACACCCCCAG TGTCTGTGCCTCTCCCCAACATATGAGCTTGCCCTTCAAACGGGAAAAGTGATTGAGCAGATGGGCAAATTTTACCCTGAACTGAAGCTAGCTTATGCTGTTCGTGGTAATAAGT TGGAAAGAGGTCAGAAAATCAGTGAGCACATTGTCATTGGCACCCCGGGGACCGTTCTGGACTGGTGTTCCAAGCTCAAGTTCATCGACCCTAAGAAGATCAAGGTGTTTGTTCTGGACGAGGCTGACGTGATGATAGCCACTCAGGGCCACCAAGATCAGAGCATCCGCATCCAGAG GATGCTGCCCAGGAACTGCCAGATGCTGCTTTTCTCTGCCACCTTTGAAGACTCTGTCTGGAAATTTGCTCAGAAAGTGGTGCCCGACCCAAACATCATCAAACTGAAGCGTGAGGAGGAGACACTGGACACCATCAAGCAGTATTACGTCCTGTGCAACAGCAGAGACGAGAAGTTCCAGGCCTTGTGTAATATCTACGGGGCCATCACCATTGCTCAAGCCATGATCTTCTGCCAT ACCCGCAAAACAGCTAGCTGGCTGGCTGCGGAGCTCTCAAAAGAGGGCCACCAGGTGGCTCTGCTGAGCGGTGAAATGGTGGTGGAGCAGAGGGCTGCAGTGATTGAGCGCTTCCGAGAGGGCAAAGAGAAGGTTCTGGTCACCACCAACGTGTGTGCCCGCG GTATCGATGTGGAACAGGTGTCTGTCGTCATCAACTTTGACCTCCCCGTGGACAAGGATGGGAACCCGGACAACGAGACCTACCTGCACCGGATCGGGCGCACCGGCCGCTTTGGCAAGCGGGGCCTGGCCGTGAACATGGTGGACAGCAAGCACAGCATGAACATCCTGAACAGAATCCAGGAGCATTTCA ataagaaaatagaaagactGGACACGGATGACTTGGACGAGATTGAGAAAATAGCCAACTGA